The following proteins are encoded in a genomic region of Lachnospiraceae bacterium KM106-2:
- a CDS encoding methyl-accepting chemotaxis protein, producing MGNYTNEENLDTVKKSLENLDGSQSKVEKNAFDAINSSDTALNLVKEGMEKIDNLSAKIDVLSTAINSTSAKMKELEQLSGMIVDFASVIAGISKKTNILSLNASIEAGRAGEHGRGFAVVASEVRDLAAQSAKSSKEITGTIQSIQTFASDLDKEIKDLDNIVKDQATVKEEVMSVFKQILDASYTSNDVSRQMEHEIAYQRDVTDEVKKAVLEMCK from the coding sequence ATGGGGAACTATACAAATGAAGAAAATTTAGACACAGTAAAGAAAAGTCTTGAGAATCTTGACGGATCACAGTCTAAAGTAGAAAAAAATGCATTTGATGCAATTAACAGTTCAGATACTGCACTTAATCTTGTTAAGGAAGGTATGGAAAAGATCGATAATTTATCAGCTAAGATCGATGTATTAAGCACCGCAATCAATTCTACATCTGCAAAGATGAAAGAATTAGAACAATTAAGTGGCATGATCGTTGATTTTGCAAGCGTTATCGCAGGAATTTCTAAGAAAACAAATATCTTATCTTTAAATGCTTCCATTGAAGCCGGTCGTGCTGGTGAGCACGGACGTGGATTTGCTGTTGTTGCATCAGAAGTTCGTGACTTAGCTGCGCAATCTGCTAAATCATCAAAAGAGATCACTGGAACAATCCAGTCCATTCAAACATTTGCATCTGATCTAGATAAAGAAATCAAGGATCTTGATAATATCGTTAAGGATCAAGCAACTGTAAAAGAAGAAGTAATGTCTGTATTTAAGCAGATCTTAGATGCATCTTATACTTCGAATGATGTATCTCGTCAAATGGAGCATGAAATTGCATACCAGAGAGATGTAACAGATGAAGTGAAAAAAGCAGTATTAGAAATGTGTAAATAA
- a CDS encoding cysteine synthase, which yields MTTDNVLDLIGNTPLMNLKKSTGYSIFAKAEFLNPGGSIKDRVALNMIEDAEQKGLLKPGMTLIEPTSGNTGIGLALAGVRKGYHVIIVMPANMSEERKKIIHALGAELILTEPTLSIGGAVAKAEELVQSSDQYYCPQQFKNPANPAIHYKTTAAELYKQLNGKIDVFVSGLGSGGTLQGIGMYLKERDPNIQVIAVEPKNVSALLGDQPGLHSIQGIGDGFIPDILDTNLIDQVVEVTDEDAFETTRMLAKVQGLLCGTSSGANVWASMQIASHTTRELTVATVLPDRMERYFSTGLL from the coding sequence ATGACAACGGATAATGTTTTAGATTTAATCGGCAACACCCCTTTAATGAATCTAAAGAAGTCTACCGGCTACTCCATATTTGCAAAAGCAGAATTCTTAAATCCAGGCGGAAGCATTAAGGACCGCGTAGCTTTAAATATGATCGAAGATGCAGAGCAAAAGGGACTGTTAAAACCCGGGATGACTCTCATAGAGCCAACCTCAGGCAATACTGGTATTGGTCTTGCCCTAGCCGGCGTCAGAAAGGGATATCATGTCATTATCGTTATGCCCGCTAATATGAGCGAAGAACGTAAAAAGATCATCCATGCACTTGGCGCCGAACTCATCTTAACAGAGCCTACACTGAGTATCGGAGGTGCTGTTGCAAAAGCCGAAGAACTTGTTCAAAGCTCTGATCAATATTACTGTCCTCAGCAATTTAAGAATCCAGCCAATCCGGCCATCCACTATAAAACAACCGCAGCAGAACTTTACAAACAGTTGAATGGAAAGATCGACGTCTTTGTCTCTGGGCTCGGAAGCGGCGGTACTCTTCAGGGCATCGGTATGTATTTAAAAGAACGAGATCCTAATATACAGGTTATTGCTGTGGAACCGAAAAATGTTTCTGCCCTTCTCGGAGATCAACCAGGTCTACATAGTATTCAAGGAATTGGCGACGGCTTCATCCCTGATATCTTAGATACTAACCTCATCGATCAAGTTGTCGAGGTAACGGATGAGGATGCTTTTGAGACAACTCGGATGTTAGCCAAAGTACAAGGATTACTTTGTGGCACTTCCTCTGGTGCAAATGTATGGGCAAGTATGCAAATAGCGTCCCACACAACCAGAGAACTTACTGTTGCCACAGTACTCCCTGACCGTATGGAACGCTATTTTAGCACCGGTCTTCTTTAA
- a CDS encoding DNA-binding response regulator, AraC family, whose protein sequence is MWGEKMVHEEYMKLKENATHGDFMFPFVKYGEQNPCCYTCIPMHWHEEMEIVIIEEGVLEVSVDLNSFIAKEGDIILIMPYMLHSFKQYQHEKFVANTILFHMSIMNHLTTDACAVKYFTPFMDHKYEVPYVLTNRDKGYQGVHTCLREIMQTYDEKRECYELMIKAQLYKLFVQFFRNVFVKKKNEVIGKTDTIKNVKAVIDYIEQHYMEPITVDELAEIVNFSKHYFMCFFKKSIGMTCVNYLNEYRLNIATDLLANSDMTIMEIASKVGIGNVSYFNRVFKSKFEVTPKQYRRRVLEK, encoded by the coding sequence ATGTGGGGTGAGAAGATGGTACATGAAGAATATATGAAATTGAAGGAAAATGCAACGCATGGTGATTTTATGTTCCCTTTTGTAAAATATGGAGAACAGAATCCATGCTGCTATACTTGTATTCCGATGCATTGGCATGAGGAAATGGAAATTGTGATCATTGAAGAAGGAGTTCTTGAGGTTAGTGTAGATCTGAATTCGTTTATTGCTAAAGAAGGAGATATTATTCTTATCATGCCTTATATGCTTCATTCATTTAAGCAATATCAGCATGAGAAGTTTGTGGCAAATACGATTCTATTTCATATGAGCATTATGAATCATCTAACGACAGATGCCTGTGCGGTGAAGTATTTCACGCCATTTATGGATCATAAGTATGAAGTACCTTATGTGCTCACAAACCGAGATAAAGGCTATCAAGGAGTACATACATGTCTAAGAGAGATCATGCAGACCTATGATGAGAAAAGAGAGTGTTATGAGCTGATGATCAAGGCTCAGCTATATAAGTTGTTTGTTCAATTCTTTCGGAATGTATTTGTAAAAAAGAAGAATGAAGTGATTGGAAAAACGGATACCATTAAGAATGTAAAAGCAGTGATCGATTATATAGAACAGCATTATATGGAACCGATCACCGTGGATGAACTAGCAGAGATTGTCAATTTTAGTAAACATTATTTTATGTGCTTTTTTAAGAAATCAATCGGTATGACTTGTGTTAATTATTTAAATGAATACCGCTTAAACATTGCAACAGATCTATTAGCCAATTCGGATATGACCATTATGGAGATTGCAAGCAAGGTTGGGATTGGAAATGTATCATATTTTAATCGGGTATTTAAATCAAAATTTGAAGTAACGCCAAAACAATATCGTAGGCGTGTGCTGGAAAAATAG
- a CDS encoding multi antimicrobial extrusion protein (Na(+)/drug antiporter), MATE family of MDR efflux pumps, whose amino-acid sequence MGREQEDFVQKTSLFHLAWPIFVETTLAILIGNVDSLMLSRYSETAVGSVGNANQILNLLTLTFNIIAGATGVIVAQYLGARLKEKINEIYSVAIVFNLVISLAVSGIILIGSSFILGLMHVPKEMLGGALSYLRLLGGFIFLQAVFNTFTQIFRSNGRTKIGMFIALSINLLNIIGNYLFLYGPLRFLGLGVTGVAISSVVSRVVAVLAAIYCFIKYIDGEISIKYIRPFPMETLKKMIRIGVPTAGESMSYSFSQLIIMSFVNVLGTRSVNAKIFMGMLTNFSFIYTTSIAQGTQIIVGHLIGAGDENEAYHRVLKALRQGLIASIGLAVVNYLLSPYTLRIFTTDPETLSLANKAMAIAVLMETGRASNLVVISSMRSAGDIKFPTYLGIASMWGISAGFSYILGLHFGFGLLGIITAMAMDEVIRGIIVIIRWIRGNWRGRSLITSE is encoded by the coding sequence ATGGGAAGAGAGCAAGAAGATTTTGTTCAAAAGACATCATTATTTCATTTGGCATGGCCCATTTTTGTGGAGACAACATTGGCGATTTTGATCGGTAATGTGGATTCGCTTATGTTAAGCAGGTATTCGGAAACGGCGGTCGGAAGCGTAGGAAATGCAAATCAGATACTGAATTTATTGACTTTGACCTTTAATATTATTGCGGGAGCGACTGGGGTGATCGTTGCGCAGTATTTAGGTGCTAGACTAAAAGAAAAGATCAATGAGATATACTCGGTTGCCATTGTATTTAATTTAGTGATCAGTCTGGCAGTGAGTGGAATTATATTGATCGGGTCCTCTTTTATACTGGGGCTGATGCATGTGCCTAAAGAGATGTTGGGAGGGGCGTTAAGTTATCTTCGACTTCTTGGAGGATTCATCTTTCTTCAGGCGGTGTTTAATACTTTCACCCAGATATTTCGAAGTAATGGCAGGACAAAGATCGGAATGTTTATTGCCCTCTCGATCAATCTACTAAATATCATCGGGAATTACCTTTTTTTATATGGGCCGCTTCGCTTCTTAGGATTAGGTGTAACCGGAGTTGCAATTTCTAGTGTAGTCAGCCGTGTTGTAGCTGTATTGGCTGCTATTTACTGTTTTATCAAATATATTGATGGAGAGATCTCAATAAAGTATATTCGTCCATTTCCGATGGAGACTTTGAAGAAAATGATTCGCATTGGCGTACCGACTGCAGGCGAAAGTATGTCATATAGTTTTTCGCAGCTCATCATTATGTCATTTGTAAATGTATTGGGAACTAGGTCTGTTAATGCGAAGATATTCATGGGGATGCTGACTAATTTTTCTTTCATTTATACAACAAGTATTGCCCAAGGTACGCAGATCATTGTAGGACATTTGATTGGGGCAGGTGATGAAAACGAAGCGTATCACAGAGTTTTAAAAGCACTAAGACAAGGGTTGATCGCATCGATTGGGTTAGCGGTTGTAAATTATCTTTTGAGTCCTTATACATTGCGTATCTTTACGACAGATCCAGAGACGCTCTCATTGGCAAATAAAGCAATGGCGATAGCAGTACTGATGGAAACGGGACGTGCTTCTAATCTGGTTGTTATATCCAGTATGCGTTCAGCAGGTGATATTAAGTTCCCTACTTATCTAGGGATCGCATCCATGTGGGGAATCTCTGCGGGATTCTCCTATATTCTTGGTTTGCACTTTGGGTTTGGTCTTCTTGGAATTATTACCGCCATGGCAATGGATGAAGTTATAAGAGGAATCATAGTTATTATTCGATGGATCAGAGGAAACTGGCGAGGAAGAAGTTTGATCACAAGTGAATGA